CGGACTATTTAAACCTTTCTCCAAACTCTCTCCGGAGGCCGAGTTTTCAGAAAAGAGGCGTAATTTCATCTCTTGAGGGGAAATGAGGTGGCTGAGGGTCAGGAGATTACTCCTCGCCTTCCGCAGCGACCTCTCCCTCCGGCTCGGCTGGACCCTCCGCCTCCCCTCCCCTGCCGTCGAGCTTGGCTATCAGGTCGCTGTACTCCGCGTGGACGACCTTTCTAAAGGCTTCCTTTATAATGTTGGGGTCGTTCTCGGGGAAGCCGTAGAGTTCGGCGAACTTTGGTGTCGTCCCAAGAAGCTTCGTCCTCTCGTAGGGTTCGGCATAGATAAGGCCCATTTCAAGGAGTTTTCTTATGTGTTCGTATGCCTGGCTGCCCCTGAGCTTCACCACCTTGCTCTGTTCTATCGGCTGGAGGTAGGCTATCAGTGCGAGGGTCTTCAGCTCGCCGGTTCTAAGGTCTGGTCTTGGCATGAGGTGGACGACGCGCTGGCTGTATTCCTGCTTTACCTGCATGACGTACTTATCCCCCAGAACCTTCACAACCTCTATCGCGCTCTTTCTCTCCGCGTACTCGGCTGCTATAAGCTCTATCAGCTTCTCAAGGTAGTCCAGAGACCTTATTCCCAGTGCCCTTGAAAGCTCCTTCACACTGAGCGGCCTCCCAGAAACGAAAAGGGCCGCTTCAACAAGGGCTTTGTCCTCAAGGAGTCCCATTATTACCACCACATTGAAAATTAGGGCCCTCTCTTATAGGGTTTACCCTCCCATGAGAACGCGCCGGATCGTCAGGTAGTCCTTCCTGTCCAGCGCGTTTTCATCGGCGACGACGATTAGCCGGCCGTCCCTCAGTATGACAAGGTCCCTGAGGGTTCCGAGGAACTTCGTAACCGCCGTTATCCCGTTGTGGACTATCAGATACTCGATTCCGTCTATCACCACGACCCCAGTAATGCCCTGCATCTCGGCCTCTCTGAGGTACCTCCCCGACAGTTCGAGCACCCGTGGAAGGCTCGTTGGGGGGATCGTGTCTTTTCCGGGCAGGCTGGTCAGGAAGTACGCCTTCCACTTGTCCGGGGCGCTGAGTTCCCGTATAAACGCCAAAACGGGATAGCCGTTTAATTCTTCCTTGACCCTATGGTAATCCTTACTGGTGACCAGCTCGATGCCTGGTTTGACGGATATCGCCGTCCCTCCCTTCAGGTGGGTAAACCCGCTGGACAGAACCATCTTCGCCATGAAGTACGCCGAGAGGACCGTTAGAACAGCCCCGAGGGTGAACCCGATGGGTGCAAACCATGCCACGTCCCTGAGGAACGCGTAGTCCATCTTGTGGAGTCCCAGCAGGCAGAGGGTGAACGCTGCCCTCCTGGCGTTCGTGAACTCTTCGCTTATGGTCGTGAGAATCATGATGCCCGAGAGAGCGATGAAAAACGCAGCAACCCCGTAAGGTATTCCGACAACAGAATCCCAGTCGTTTCCAAGGAGTATCCCGTACATGGCCGCAACGAGGGGTGGTGCGGCCCATAGCATGGAGTACCTGATATTCTTTCCAATCTCCTCCGAGAGGAAAGTCAGCGACCCCAGGAAGAGCATGGACGAAAAAGTGGCCTCCGTCAGGGAAATGAGCTGGAGTACGCCCAGTGCATCGGAGAGTATGCTCATAGCCGCAACGAGCCATGCGAACGCCCATATGAGTGCGGACCTTCTTCGGGATTTTAGGTAGACAGTGAAGAGTACCGCCGAGACAACAAGTTTGGCGGAGAGGCTGGAGAACTGGCCCAGCATGAGCAGTGTGGTGTTCATCTTGACCCTCCCAGTGCGTCCAGCTGTTAATTTATGTTCTGCTCATATAAAAAGCTTTGGCTACTGTGTGGGAACTTTGGGGTTGATGTGGACTGTCCAGCGACCGTAATCTTTATAAACCCAACCCGAAAGGTTAACAGCGGTACGGCGGTCATAGCGGCGGGGTCACACCCGGTCTCGTTTCGACCCCGGAAGTTAAGCCCGCCAGCGATCCCGGTTGTACTGCCCTCCGGGAGGGGGCGGGAAGCCGGGGACGCCGCCGGCCACTCAAACGCCCGGGTGGTGTAGCCAGGCCCATCATACGGGACTGTCACTCCCGTGACTCGGGTTCAAATCCCGACCCGGGCGCCATTCTAACAACCCTTTGCTTCGCAAAGCGTTGACGGAAAGATCGTGTGCCTTTTGAAAAACTCAAATCCTCAGGGGGTTTACTCATTAACTGCCATTTCTCGAACGTTTGCCATCCTCAAGGCGCCCTTCGGGCGCCAGAATAAAACGCAAACCTGTTTGGGGGAGTCTTTTAGAAGTAAACCCACACTTCAGTAGAGTTCTGAAACGTGCACACCAGTGCTATCCACTTATCTAAGAGAAAGAGATTCTTTTGGTCAAGCTTTTCCAAAAAGCTTGTTAGCGAAGTTTGATCAAGTGGTTCTTTTTAGTGATACCAAAGTCCAAATGGATTCCTTTTTACAAGCTGTTTTGGATTTGAATTCCCCTCATTATTGCCCTCTCAAGGAGTTCCTCTCTTCCGTGACGCCCGAAGGGCGTCGATTTGACAGCAAACTCCCTACAAGAGAGGGTGTCTTAACGGATTCCAACACTCTGGAGGTTAAATTTCACAGAAATCCCACTTTAGAAGCGAGCTTTAAGAAGGAGCTACCAACTTTGGTCAAACTTTTACGGGGCAAAAGTTTGTTTTCTGGCGGGCCGGACGGGATTCGAACCCGCGGCCACGGGGTTAAAAGCCCCGCGCTCTAACCAGGCTGAGCTACCGGCCCACGCCCGATGGGATAACGGCGGGGAGATTTTATAAGCTTTGCCCCGTGCGAAAACTACTTAAACATTTTTGGCCAACCTAACGGCAGGTGAGGGCGTTGGAGATAAGCAAGAGGGAAGAGGAATATCTTGAGACGATGTACATCCTCCACAAGAACAAGGGCGTGATAAGGGTCAAGGACATAGCCAAAATGATGAGGGTCAAGCCTCCAAGCGTTGTAGATGCACTCAAGAAGCTCAACGAAAAGGGGCTGGTTGAATACGAGAAGTACGACAGGATTCTGCTGACTTCGGAGGGCAGGAAGGTCGCCGAGAGGACCTACTCGAAGCACCTACTCCTCACGAAGTTCTTCATAGACATCCTCGGGATTCCCCCGGAGATAGCCGAGAGGGATGCCTGCCAGTTCGAGCACTACGTCAGTGAGATAACCGTGAAGCGGATACGGGAGTTTGCGCAGTTTATTCAGGATGAGTGCCCCTACGTGCTGAAGCAGTTCATCAAGGAGAAACTGGCCGAGAACGCGGAATCGGAGTGATTTCTCCGTCCATAAGTTTTTGCTCTTCTGAATAAGGTAAAAGGGGGTTTAGAAGACCCCTCCGAGGTAGGCGAAGTAGGCCACGAATATTATTGCCAGTATGTACATGAGCGGGTGGAGTTCCCTTCCGCGGCCGCTGAAGAGCTTCAGCAGCGTGTAGCTGATGAAACCGGCACCGATTCCGTCGGCTATCGAGTAGGTGTAGGGTATCGTTATGAGGACGAGGAAAGCCGGAATAGCTTCGGTGTGGTCGGTGAAGTCA
This genomic interval from Thermococcus sp. contains the following:
- a CDS encoding metal-dependent transcriptional regulator, which translates into the protein MEISKREEEYLETMYILHKNKGVIRVKDIAKMMRVKPPSVVDALKKLNEKGLVEYEKYDRILLTSEGRKVAERTYSKHLLLTKFFIDILGIPPEIAERDACQFEHYVSEITVKRIREFAQFIQDECPYVLKQFIKEKLAENAESE
- the scpB gene encoding SMC-Scp complex subunit ScpB, which codes for MGLLEDKALVEAALFVSGRPLSVKELSRALGIRSLDYLEKLIELIAAEYAERKSAIEVVKVLGDKYVMQVKQEYSQRVVHLMPRPDLRTGELKTLALIAYLQPIEQSKVVKLRGSQAYEHIRKLLEMGLIYAEPYERTKLLGTTPKFAELYGFPENDPNIIKEAFRKVVHAEYSDLIAKLDGRGGEAEGPAEPEGEVAAEGEE
- a CDS encoding DUF835 domain-containing protein, whose protein sequence is MNTTLLMLGQFSSLSAKLVVSAVLFTVYLKSRRRSALIWAFAWLVAAMSILSDALGVLQLISLTEATFSSMLFLGSLTFLSEEIGKNIRYSMLWAAPPLVAAMYGILLGNDWDSVVGIPYGVAAFFIALSGIMILTTISEEFTNARRAAFTLCLLGLHKMDYAFLRDVAWFAPIGFTLGAVLTVLSAYFMAKMVLSSGFTHLKGGTAISVKPGIELVTSKDYHRVKEELNGYPVLAFIRELSAPDKWKAYFLTSLPGKDTIPPTSLPRVLELSGRYLREAEMQGITGVVVIDGIEYLIVHNGITAVTKFLGTLRDLVILRDGRLIVVADENALDRKDYLTIRRVLMGG